From Caulobacter segnis, a single genomic window includes:
- a CDS encoding 3'-5' exonuclease yields MAGDGGAVRVIALDFETANEQRASPCSIGLAWIEDGEVARIEHHYIRPPGNRFASFNMAFHGIRPEHVEDADEWPDVLERLRPELEGALVLAHNASFDISVIRRTCEHYDVRPPGFDYFCTVQVARGVWPELPSHKLNVVCGHLGVDFAHHDAAADAYACGRVALAAASLNAVTHVRDLPGSLGIAVGRLTPDGYTPPKGAPRYRRPAFAR; encoded by the coding sequence GTGGCTGGCGATGGTGGCGCCGTGAGAGTCATCGCTCTGGACTTCGAGACGGCCAACGAGCAGCGCGCCAGCCCGTGCTCGATCGGTCTGGCCTGGATTGAGGACGGAGAGGTGGCGCGGATCGAGCACCACTACATCCGCCCGCCCGGCAACCGTTTCGCGTCGTTCAACATGGCCTTCCACGGCATCCGGCCGGAACATGTCGAGGACGCCGACGAGTGGCCGGACGTGCTGGAGCGGCTGCGGCCAGAGTTGGAGGGGGCGCTGGTCCTGGCTCACAACGCCTCGTTCGACATCAGCGTGATCCGCCGCACCTGCGAGCACTACGATGTACGTCCGCCAGGCTTCGACTATTTCTGCACGGTGCAGGTGGCGCGCGGCGTGTGGCCGGAGCTGCCGTCGCACAAGCTGAACGTGGTCTGCGGACACCTGGGCGTCGACTTCGCCCACCACGATGCGGCGGCCGACGCCTATGCCTGCGGCCGGGTAGCGCTGGCGGCGGCGTCGCTGAACGCCGTCACGCACGTGCGCGACCTTCCGGGCAGTCTCGGCATCGCCGTGGGGCGGCTGACGCCCGACGGCTACACGCCGCCCAAGGGGGCTCCGCGCTATCGCCGACCGGCCTTCGCCCGCTGA
- a CDS encoding DUF2147 domain-containing protein, with product MLRTALIAAALTFVSGSAFAADVAGLWQTPTNGGQVEITHCGNSLCGKLVSSDHIRANPAQKDEKNKDKAQRGRTLKNLQMLYDFTGGPTKWTGGKVYNPDDGGTYSGTVELLSDNELKLKGCIVAPLCKTQKWTRLR from the coding sequence ATGCTTCGCACCGCCTTGATCGCCGCCGCCCTGACATTCGTCTCGGGCTCGGCCTTCGCCGCCGACGTCGCCGGCCTGTGGCAGACGCCCACCAATGGCGGCCAGGTCGAGATCACCCACTGCGGCAACAGTCTGTGCGGCAAGCTGGTGAGCTCGGATCACATCCGCGCCAATCCCGCGCAGAAGGACGAGAAGAACAAGGACAAGGCCCAGCGCGGCCGGACCCTGAAGAACCTGCAGATGCTGTACGATTTCACCGGCGGCCCGACCAAGTGGACCGGCGGCAAGGTCTACAACCCCGACGACGGCGGCACCTATTCGGGCACGGTCGAACTGCTCAGCGACAACGAGCTGAAGCTGAAGGGCTGCATCGTCGCGCCGCTGTGCAAGACGCAGAAGTGGACGCGGTTGCGGTAG
- a CDS encoding MarR family winged helix-turn-helix transcriptional regulator — MAELKTAPAEQDLGPEDYQALGAFRRAIREFLAFSEAGARDLGLTTQQHQALLAVKCHPGPEPMSIGELADSLLIKNHSAVGLVERLVERDLVSRRPFAADRRRVAISLRPRGEAVIAAISRRNLAQLSQAADIMTGLVETARRIGPARD; from the coding sequence ATGGCCGAGTTGAAAACCGCCCCCGCCGAACAGGATCTAGGCCCCGAGGACTATCAGGCCCTGGGCGCCTTCCGCAGGGCGATCCGCGAATTCCTGGCGTTCAGCGAGGCCGGCGCGCGCGACCTCGGCCTGACGACGCAGCAACACCAGGCCCTGCTGGCCGTGAAATGCCATCCCGGGCCAGAGCCCATGTCGATTGGCGAACTCGCCGACAGCCTGTTGATCAAGAACCACAGCGCCGTCGGCCTGGTGGAGCGACTGGTGGAGCGCGATCTGGTGTCGCGCCGTCCTTTCGCGGCGGATCGTCGGCGCGTGGCTATCAGCTTACGCCCGCGCGGCGAGGCGGTGATCGCCGCGATCTCACGCCGCAATCTGGCGCAACTGAGCCAAGCCGCCGACATCATGACCGGTCTGGTCGAGACCGCGCGCCGGATCGGACCGGCGCGCGATTGA
- a CDS encoding chloride channel protein — protein sequence MTLSPVETLVRQRKLVRLRARRSLRTGAVIAAAVAAGAAAVGFARLCDGAMALHQRWAAASPWMGPLLLVVGMPLCVWLTRRLAPAAAGSGIPQVIAAGDVGRGRDASGAKVHDDRVSMRTVLVKVALACLLLACGGSIGREGPTVQVVAAVMVFLTGWLRGGPDRRTLLVAGGAAGVAAAFNTPIAGIVFAVEELARGFDKRANTVVILAVISAGVAAYAIGGNYAYFGDMSGSAGWNAWISAPILGVVTGVAGGLFSRCLTAILVGDNPIRRWRARRPIVFAALCGVTAALAAVISGGATYGAGYERARSLLFGRFASGLDLAGGKWLATLAAAASGAPGRIFAPSLATGAGLGALFSHVAPWSVGRDAVTLGMAGYLTGVVQAPLTSAVILMEMTRDPSLVGPLLTCALVARRCSEAIAPTPLYHALARAWTRPRRRAEAAENA from the coding sequence ATGACCCTTTCGCCTGTCGAGACGCTGGTCCGCCAGCGCAAGTTGGTTCGACTGAGAGCCCGTCGGTCCCTGCGCACCGGCGCGGTGATCGCCGCGGCGGTCGCGGCCGGCGCGGCGGCGGTGGGCTTCGCGCGGCTCTGCGACGGGGCCATGGCGCTGCATCAGCGCTGGGCGGCGGCCAGCCCTTGGATGGGGCCGCTGCTGCTGGTGGTCGGCATGCCGCTGTGCGTCTGGCTGACCCGGCGCCTGGCGCCGGCGGCGGCCGGCAGCGGCATCCCCCAGGTGATCGCGGCGGGCGACGTCGGCCGAGGACGGGATGCGTCGGGCGCCAAGGTGCATGACGATCGGGTCTCGATGCGCACCGTCCTCGTCAAGGTGGCGCTGGCCTGCCTGCTGCTGGCCTGTGGCGGCTCGATCGGTCGCGAGGGACCGACGGTGCAGGTGGTCGCGGCGGTCATGGTGTTTCTGACGGGGTGGCTGCGGGGCGGGCCGGACCGTCGGACGCTGTTGGTCGCGGGCGGCGCGGCGGGCGTGGCGGCGGCCTTCAACACGCCGATCGCCGGCATCGTGTTCGCGGTCGAGGAATTGGCGCGCGGCTTCGACAAGCGGGCCAACACCGTGGTGATTCTGGCGGTGATTTCGGCGGGCGTCGCCGCGTACGCGATCGGCGGAAACTACGCCTATTTCGGCGACATGTCGGGTTCCGCCGGCTGGAACGCCTGGATCAGCGCGCCGATCCTGGGCGTCGTCACCGGCGTGGCCGGAGGCCTGTTCTCCAGATGCCTGACGGCGATACTGGTTGGCGACAACCCAATCCGGCGCTGGCGAGCGCGGCGGCCCATCGTGTTCGCGGCGCTGTGCGGTGTGACGGCGGCCCTGGCGGCCGTGATCAGCGGCGGCGCGACATACGGCGCGGGCTACGAGCGGGCGCGATCGCTGCTGTTCGGTCGGTTCGCCTCGGGGCTGGATTTGGCCGGTGGCAAATGGCTCGCCACCCTGGCCGCCGCCGCCAGCGGCGCGCCCGGCCGTATCTTCGCTCCGTCGCTGGCGACCGGGGCCGGGCTGGGCGCGCTGTTCTCACACGTCGCGCCCTGGTCGGTGGGCCGGGACGCGGTGACGCTGGGCATGGCCGGCTACCTGACCGGCGTCGTACAGGCACCGCTGACCAGCGCGGTCATCTTGATGGAGATGACCCGCGATCCCTCCCTGGTCGGACCCTTGCTCACGTGCGCCCTGGTGGCGCGACGCTGCTCGGAAGCGATCGCGCCGACGCCTCTCTACCACGCCCTGGCCCGGGCCTGGACCCGTCCCCGCCGCCGGGCCGAGGCGGCCGAGAACGCCTAA
- a CDS encoding aminopeptidase P family protein — protein MRQTFDESTDPSFGPKHVPLIRAAMAAQGLDGFLVPHEDEHQNEYLPAANDRLAWASGFTGSAGAGVILKDRAAVFVDGRYTLQVREQVDQGVFEIRDLVEGGVPAYLETAEKGAVIGYDARLHSPAALDGLKAAAHRAGAVLKPVAANPVDQAWGEARPAQPMAPIVPHHVEYAGEESSSKRARVGASVAAFGADATVITAPASIAWLFNIRGGDVIRSPLPLSQAILNADGTARLFIEPAKVTTDLPAWLGNQVSLETPDKLAEALGDLSGKSVVVDPTQSSAWYFDMLAAAGAKVVRAMDPCTLPRACKNDIELDGTREAHRRDGAALTRFLHWLATEGQVNPPDEKEAVAKLEAFREATGVLKDLSFDTIGAANGHGALPHYRPTERSNERAAMGSLLLVDSGGQYLDGTTDVTRTVAIGQPSAEMVQRNTLVLKGHLAIARLRFPPGTTGSAIDALARMALWSHGLDYDHGTGHGVGVYLGVHEGPQRISKAPNTIALQPGMIVSNEPGYYKDGEYGIRIENLEVVMPAEPVGDGDRPMHRFEALTLAPIDRRVIDKSLLTPEEVAQFDAYHARVLAEIGPRVEPEVRAWMEEACAPL, from the coding sequence ATGCGCCAGACCTTCGATGAATCCACCGACCCGTCGTTCGGGCCCAAGCACGTTCCGCTGATCCGCGCCGCCATGGCCGCGCAAGGCCTGGACGGCTTCCTCGTGCCGCACGAGGACGAGCACCAGAACGAGTACCTGCCCGCCGCCAACGACCGCCTGGCCTGGGCCAGCGGCTTCACCGGTTCGGCCGGCGCGGGCGTGATCCTCAAGGACCGCGCCGCCGTGTTCGTCGACGGTCGCTACACGCTGCAGGTCCGCGAGCAGGTCGACCAGGGGGTGTTCGAAATCCGCGACCTCGTCGAGGGCGGCGTCCCTGCCTATTTGGAAACCGCCGAAAAGGGCGCGGTGATCGGCTACGACGCCCGCCTGCACAGCCCCGCCGCCCTGGACGGGCTGAAGGCCGCCGCTCACCGCGCCGGCGCGGTGCTCAAGCCCGTGGCCGCCAACCCGGTCGACCAGGCCTGGGGCGAGGCGCGCCCCGCCCAGCCCATGGCCCCGATCGTCCCACACCACGTCGAATACGCGGGTGAGGAATCGAGCTCCAAGCGCGCGCGCGTCGGCGCCTCGGTCGCGGCGTTCGGCGCGGACGCCACGGTGATCACCGCCCCGGCCTCGATCGCCTGGCTGTTCAACATCCGCGGCGGCGACGTGATCCGCTCGCCCCTGCCGCTGTCGCAGGCCATCCTAAACGCCGACGGCACGGCCCGCCTGTTCATCGAACCGGCCAAGGTCACGACGGATCTTCCCGCCTGGCTGGGCAACCAAGTCTCCCTGGAAACCCCGGACAAGCTGGCCGAGGCGCTGGGCGACCTGTCGGGCAAGAGCGTCGTGGTCGACCCGACCCAATCCTCGGCCTGGTACTTCGACATGCTGGCCGCCGCCGGCGCCAAGGTGGTGCGGGCCATGGACCCCTGCACCCTGCCGCGCGCCTGCAAGAACGACATCGAGCTGGATGGCACGCGCGAGGCGCACCGCCGCGACGGGGCGGCCCTGACCCGCTTCCTGCACTGGCTGGCCACCGAGGGTCAGGTCAATCCGCCGGACGAGAAGGAAGCCGTCGCCAAGCTGGAGGCTTTCCGCGAGGCCACGGGTGTCCTGAAGGACCTCAGCTTCGACACCATCGGCGCGGCCAACGGCCACGGCGCCCTGCCCCACTACCGTCCCACCGAGCGCAGCAACGAACGCGCCGCCATGGGTTCGCTGCTGCTGGTCGACAGCGGCGGCCAGTATCTGGACGGCACCACAGACGTCACCCGCACGGTGGCCATCGGCCAGCCCAGCGCCGAGATGGTCCAGCGCAACACCCTGGTCCTCAAGGGTCACCTGGCCATCGCCCGCCTGCGCTTCCCGCCCGGCACCACCGGCTCGGCCATCGACGCCCTGGCGCGGATGGCGCTTTGGTCGCACGGCCTGGACTACGATCACGGCACGGGTCACGGCGTCGGCGTCTATCTGGGCGTTCACGAGGGTCCGCAGCGGATCTCCAAGGCCCCGAACACCATCGCCCTGCAGCCCGGCATGATCGTCTCGAACGAGCCCGGCTACTACAAGGACGGCGAATACGGCATCCGGATCGAGAACCTGGAAGTCGTCATGCCCGCCGAGCCGGTCGGCGACGGCGATCGCCCGATGCACCGCTTCGAGGCCCTGACCCTGGCGCCGATCGACCGCCGGGTGATCGACAAGAGCCTGCTGACGCCCGAGGAGGTCGCCCAGTTCGACGCCTACCACGCCCGCGTGCTGGCCGAGATCGGGCCGCGCGTCGAGCCGGAGGTGCGGGCCTGGATGGAAGAGGCCTGCGCGCCGCTTTAG
- a CDS encoding 50S ribosomal protein L11 methyltransferase, with product MTDYTPQQIVARGARADAETAADAIDNHPGLEGATYSILEEDEDKNVWRIDAFPTTQAEDDGLMGLLGEYDLKVTRDTLADADWLAMALSGLPPVRAGRFFVYGMHDRGRLPASTVNLRIEAGAAFGTGHHGTTVGCLQAYDRLLKARKFNKVLDVGAGTGLLAIAAARTGTKLAVGTDIDKPSVRIAKENAQVNKANARFVHASGLSNKLVAQNAPYDLVFANILARPLVSLVQDIKHALVPGGTVILSGLLRTQERMVKAAYLSRGFKVVTRIHRDAWATLVLQRP from the coding sequence ATGACCGACTATACGCCCCAGCAGATCGTCGCCCGCGGCGCGCGCGCCGACGCCGAGACCGCCGCCGACGCCATCGACAACCATCCGGGCCTCGAAGGCGCGACCTACTCGATCCTGGAAGAGGACGAGGACAAGAACGTCTGGCGCATCGACGCCTTCCCCACCACCCAGGCGGAAGACGACGGCCTGATGGGCCTGCTGGGCGAATACGACCTGAAGGTCACGCGCGACACCCTGGCCGACGCCGACTGGCTGGCCATGGCGTTGTCCGGCCTGCCGCCGGTGCGCGCTGGCCGCTTCTTCGTCTATGGCATGCATGATCGCGGCCGCCTGCCGGCCAGCACCGTCAACCTGCGCATCGAGGCCGGCGCGGCGTTCGGCACGGGCCACCATGGCACCACCGTCGGCTGCCTCCAGGCCTATGACCGCCTGCTGAAGGCCCGCAAGTTCAACAAGGTTCTGGATGTCGGCGCCGGCACGGGCCTACTGGCCATCGCCGCCGCCCGAACCGGGACGAAGCTGGCCGTCGGCACCGACATCGACAAGCCGTCCGTGCGGATCGCCAAGGAAAACGCCCAGGTCAACAAGGCCAACGCCCGCTTCGTCCACGCCTCGGGCCTGTCCAACAAGCTGGTCGCCCAGAACGCGCCCTACGACCTGGTGTTCGCCAACATCCTGGCCCGGCCGCTGGTCAGCCTGGTCCAGGACATCAAGCACGCCCTGGTCCCCGGCGGTACGGTCATCCTGTCGGGCCTGCTGCGCACCCAGGAACGCATGGTCAAGGCCGCCTATCTGTCGCGCGGCTTCAAGGTCGTCACGCGCATCCACCGCGACGCCTGGGCGACGCTGGTCCTGCAACGGCCTTAG
- a CDS encoding low temperature requirement protein A, translating to MSKPKPLLRERHAHEHARVTYVELFFDLVFVFAVTQLSHSLIAHPTGLGLLHTGLLLLAVWWAWVFTAWFTNWMDPERAPVRIMLFVMMAAALVLAAAIPEAFGARGLVFACAYVFIQVGRSLFFLVGVWREPAHRLNFSRIVAWLSFAAVFWIAGAFQHGEVRLLVWGVAMAIEYASPAMGFWTPGLGRSNAADWSVEGGHLAERCALFTIIALGESIIVTGATVVGLPWTAEVIAAFASALICSIAMWWIYFSSTAEAASEAIARSDNPGAIARVAYTYSHLLPVAGIIVAAVGDEWVIHHPAGHTDFKTAAAVIGGPALFLFGLLIFKLAVFRRWSVTRLAGLAFLGALIAAAGHVSPLTLSALSTLALVLVGAAETWRTERRGA from the coding sequence ATGAGCAAGCCTAAGCCGCTGCTGCGCGAGCGCCACGCGCATGAACATGCCCGCGTCACCTACGTGGAGCTGTTCTTCGACCTGGTCTTCGTGTTCGCGGTCACGCAGCTGTCGCACAGCCTGATCGCCCATCCGACCGGCCTTGGCCTATTGCATACGGGGCTGCTGCTGCTGGCCGTCTGGTGGGCCTGGGTGTTCACGGCGTGGTTCACCAACTGGATGGATCCCGAGCGAGCGCCCGTGCGGATCATGCTGTTCGTGATGATGGCCGCGGCCCTGGTGCTGGCCGCGGCGATCCCGGAGGCTTTCGGCGCGCGCGGTCTGGTATTCGCCTGCGCCTATGTCTTCATCCAAGTGGGCCGCAGCCTGTTCTTCTTGGTCGGCGTCTGGCGCGAGCCCGCTCACCGCCTGAACTTCTCGCGGATCGTGGCCTGGTTGAGCTTTGCGGCCGTGTTCTGGATCGCGGGCGCCTTCCAGCACGGCGAGGTGCGGCTGCTGGTCTGGGGCGTCGCCATGGCCATCGAGTACGCGTCCCCGGCGATGGGCTTCTGGACACCTGGCCTGGGCCGTTCGAACGCCGCCGACTGGAGCGTCGAGGGCGGCCACCTGGCCGAGCGCTGCGCGCTGTTCACGATCATCGCCCTGGGCGAGTCGATCATCGTCACCGGCGCGACTGTCGTGGGCCTGCCGTGGACCGCCGAGGTCATCGCCGCCTTCGCCAGTGCGCTCATCTGCAGCATCGCCATGTGGTGGATCTACTTCTCTTCCACCGCCGAGGCGGCCAGCGAGGCCATTGCTCGGTCCGACAATCCCGGCGCCATCGCCCGCGTGGCCTATACCTATAGTCACCTGTTGCCGGTGGCCGGGATCATCGTGGCCGCGGTCGGTGACGAGTGGGTGATCCACCATCCAGCGGGCCATACGGACTTCAAGACCGCCGCCGCCGTGATCGGCGGGCCGGCGCTGTTCCTGTTCGGCCTGCTGATCTTCAAGCTGGCGGTGTTCCGGCGCTGGTCGGTGACGCGGCTGGCCGGGCTGGCGTTCCTGGGCGCCCTGATCGCGGCAGCAGGACACGTCAGTCCGTTGACGCTGTCGGCGCTTTCAACCCTGGCGCTGGTGCTGGTCGGCGCGGCGGAGACCTGGAGGACGGAGCGGCGCGGCGCGTGA
- the arr gene encoding NAD(+)--rifampin ADP-ribosyltransferase, which produces MTATPFAPSFFHGAKADLKEDDLIGPGFASNYGQRREAAFVYLTATLDAAVWGAELAVGEGPGRIYVVEPTGPLEDDPNLTDQKFPGNPTRSYRSRAPLRILGEVVRWRGHTAEQLKAMRDGLAELERRGVGAIED; this is translated from the coding sequence ATGACCGCCACGCCATTCGCCCCGTCGTTCTTCCATGGCGCCAAGGCCGACCTGAAGGAGGACGACCTGATCGGGCCCGGCTTCGCCTCCAACTATGGGCAGCGCAGGGAAGCCGCGTTCGTCTATCTGACCGCCACCCTGGACGCCGCCGTCTGGGGCGCGGAACTGGCGGTCGGGGAGGGACCCGGCCGGATCTATGTCGTCGAACCGACCGGGCCGCTGGAGGACGATCCGAACCTGACCGACCAGAAGTTCCCGGGCAATCCGACCCGCTCCTATCGCTCGCGCGCGCCGCTGCGGATCCTTGGCGAGGTGGTGCGCTGGCGGGGCCACACGGCCGAACAGCTCAAGGCCATGCGAGACGGCCTGGCCGAGCTGGAGCGGCGGGGCGTCGGGGCGATCGAGGACTGA
- a CDS encoding ATP-dependent helicase, whose product MYPDDDSAFPGDLPSPRISDLARARPPAGPMGAPDYLDGLNPEQREAVETTEGPLLVLAGAGTGKTRVLTTRLAHILATGRARPWELLAVTFTNKAAREMRERITHIIGPEAEGLRWLGTFHSVAAQILRRHAELVGLKSNYTIIDTDDNERLLKQLIEAENIDAKRWTPRILSQIIDGWKNRGWTPDRVPASEAGEFANGKGISLYRQYQERLRILNACDFGDLLLHNISLFTGHPDVLDEFQRRFKYVMVDEYQDTNVAQYLWLRLLAQGRQNVCCVGDDDQSIYGWRGAEVDNILRFERDFPGAKVVRLERNYRSTEHILAAASGLITTNKGRLGKTLWTEAKGGEKVKVSGVWDGEAESRLIADEIERAKKAGRKYSQMAILVRASFQMRAFEERFVLLQIPYKVVGGPRFFERAEIRDAHAYLRLIQSPDDDLAFERIVNTPKRGIGDTSVQKLLQIARLNGISTVEAARQIIGSDDLPARTRTALSNFIRDLDRWRSLIGATHHQRLLETVLEESGYTDALRLDKGPTSQTRLENLKELVQSMGAFDTLEAYLEHVSLVMDLDREATGDAVWIMTLHSAKGLEFPLVFLPGWEEGVFPSQRSMDDKGEKGLEEERRLAYVGITRAREEARISFVANRQVYGRWTSQLPSRFVDELPIAHVDAASETGYYGGGPGMQSTAASRWDDPGTSAFQAGSSYDSPGWKRAQERTSGFSERGSSWRGAQGVRGGSAARSAPIEGEGRLVAVSAPTNSAYSRGDRVFHVKFGYGKVTGIEGNKLTVAFDKAGDKKVIDSFVEKA is encoded by the coding sequence ATGTATCCCGATGACGACTCGGCCTTTCCGGGCGACCTCCCCTCTCCCCGCATCTCCGACCTCGCCCGCGCCCGGCCGCCGGCTGGCCCGATGGGCGCGCCCGACTATCTGGACGGCCTGAACCCCGAACAGCGCGAGGCGGTCGAGACGACCGAGGGGCCGCTTCTGGTCCTGGCCGGGGCCGGCACCGGCAAGACGCGCGTGTTGACCACCCGCCTGGCCCACATTCTGGCGACGGGCCGCGCCCGGCCATGGGAGCTGCTGGCCGTCACCTTCACCAACAAGGCCGCGCGCGAGATGCGCGAGCGGATCACCCACATCATCGGTCCGGAAGCCGAGGGCCTGCGCTGGCTGGGCACCTTTCACTCGGTGGCCGCCCAGATCCTGCGCCGCCATGCCGAGCTTGTGGGCCTGAAGTCGAACTATACGATCATCGACACCGACGATAACGAGCGGCTGCTGAAGCAGCTGATCGAGGCCGAGAACATCGACGCCAAGCGCTGGACCCCGCGGATCCTGTCGCAGATCATCGACGGCTGGAAGAACCGCGGCTGGACGCCCGACCGCGTCCCGGCCAGCGAGGCCGGAGAGTTCGCCAACGGCAAGGGGATCAGCCTCTATCGCCAGTACCAGGAGCGCCTGCGCATCCTGAACGCCTGCGACTTCGGCGACCTGCTGCTGCACAACATCAGCCTGTTCACCGGCCATCCCGACGTGCTGGACGAGTTCCAGCGCCGCTTCAAATACGTGATGGTCGACGAGTACCAGGACACCAACGTCGCCCAGTACCTGTGGCTGCGCCTCTTGGCCCAAGGCCGGCAGAACGTCTGCTGCGTGGGCGACGACGACCAGTCGATCTACGGCTGGCGCGGGGCCGAGGTCGACAACATCCTGCGCTTCGAACGCGACTTCCCCGGCGCCAAGGTCGTGCGGCTGGAACGCAACTACCGCTCGACCGAGCATATCCTGGCCGCCGCCTCGGGCCTGATCACCACCAACAAGGGACGCTTGGGCAAGACCCTGTGGACCGAGGCCAAGGGCGGCGAGAAGGTCAAGGTTTCGGGCGTCTGGGACGGCGAGGCCGAGAGCCGCCTGATCGCCGACGAGATCGAGCGGGCCAAGAAGGCCGGCCGCAAGTACAGCCAGATGGCCATCCTGGTCCGCGCCAGCTTCCAGATGCGGGCCTTCGAAGAACGGTTCGTGCTGCTGCAGATCCCCTACAAGGTGGTCGGCGGCCCGCGCTTCTTCGAGCGCGCCGAGATCCGAGACGCCCACGCCTATCTGCGCCTGATCCAGTCGCCCGACGACGACCTGGCCTTCGAACGCATCGTCAACACCCCCAAGCGCGGCATCGGCGACACCTCGGTGCAGAAGCTGCTGCAGATCGCCCGGCTGAACGGAATCTCGACCGTCGAGGCGGCGCGCCAGATCATCGGCAGCGACGACCTGCCAGCCCGCACGCGGACGGCGCTCAGCAACTTCATCCGCGACCTGGACCGCTGGCGCTCGCTGATCGGCGCGACGCATCACCAGCGCCTGCTGGAGACGGTGCTGGAGGAGAGCGGCTATACCGACGCCCTGCGCCTGGACAAAGGCCCGACCAGCCAGACGCGGCTGGAGAACCTGAAGGAACTGGTCCAGTCGATGGGCGCCTTCGACACGTTGGAGGCCTATCTGGAGCACGTGTCGCTGGTCATGGACCTGGACCGCGAGGCCACCGGCGACGCCGTCTGGATCATGACCCTGCACTCGGCCAAGGGCCTGGAGTTTCCGCTGGTCTTCCTGCCCGGCTGGGAGGAAGGCGTGTTCCCCAGCCAGCGCAGCATGGACGACAAGGGCGAGAAGGGTCTCGAGGAAGAGCGCCGCCTGGCCTATGTCGGCATCACCCGCGCCCGGGAAGAGGCCCGCATCAGCTTCGTGGCCAACCGCCAAGTGTACGGGCGATGGACGTCGCAGCTGCCCAGCCGCTTCGTCGACGAACTGCCGATCGCGCACGTCGATGCGGCGTCGGAGACGGGCTACTACGGCGGCGGCCCCGGCATGCAGTCGACGGCCGCCTCGCGCTGGGACGATCCGGGCACGTCGGCTTTCCAGGCCGGCAGCAGCTATGACAGCCCCGGCTGGAAGCGGGCCCAGGAACGCACGTCTGGCTTTTCCGAACGCGGGTCCTCGTGGCGCGGCGCCCAGGGCGTGCGCGGCGGCTCGGCCGCCCGCTCGGCCCCGATCGAGGGCGAAGGCCGTCTGGTCGCCGTCTCGGCCCCGACCAACAGCGCCTATTCGCGCGGCGACCGCGTGTTCCACGTCAAGTTCGGCTACGGCAAGGTCACCGGCATCGAAGGCAACAAACTGACCGTCGCCTTCGACAAGGCCGGCGACAAGAAGGTCATCGACAGCTTCGTCGAGAAGGCCTGA
- a CDS encoding ribbon-helix-helix domain-containing protein, whose product MAGLKKRSVNLAGHATSLALEPEFWAVLERAAAGEAISLAGLIQRIDLERGERPLASACRVFALARTAG is encoded by the coding sequence ATGGCCGGATTGAAGAAGCGGTCGGTCAACCTGGCCGGCCACGCGACGTCGCTGGCCCTGGAGCCGGAGTTCTGGGCGGTGCTGGAACGCGCGGCTGCCGGCGAGGCGATCAGCCTCGCCGGCCTGATCCAGAGGATCGACCTGGAGCGCGGGGAGCGTCCGTTGGCCTCGGCTTGTCGGGTGTTCGCCCTGGCGCGGACGGCGGGCTGA
- a CDS encoding DUF4169 family protein: MADIVNLNQARKAKAKADDKARTAENRAKFGRSKVEKTLEAARADKLKRDLDGAKRED, translated from the coding sequence ATGGCCGACATCGTCAATCTGAACCAGGCCCGCAAGGCCAAGGCCAAGGCCGACGACAAGGCCCGCACCGCCGAGAACCGCGCCAAGTTCGGCCGTTCCAAGGTCGAGAAGACCCTGGAGGCCGCGCGCGCCGACAAGCTGAAGCGCGACCTCGACGGCGCCAAGCGCGAGGATTGA